A DNA window from Helianthus annuus cultivar XRQ/B chromosome 15, HanXRQr2.0-SUNRISE, whole genome shotgun sequence contains the following coding sequences:
- the LOC110911669 gene encoding coatomer subunit zeta-1: protein MEFCPTVKNILLLDSEGNRVAVKYYSDDWPTNSAKEAFEKAVFTKTQKTNARAEAEITMFENNIVIYKFAQDLHFFVTGGDDENELIISTVLQGFFDAVGLLLRDNVDKKEALENLDLILLCLDEIVDGGIILETDANVIAGKVAAHSMDSGAPLSEQTISQALATAREHLTRSLLSV, encoded by the exons ATG GAGTTTTGCCCTACTGTGAAGAATATTTTGCTTTTGGATTCAGAAGGCAACCGCGTAGCGGTAAAGTACTATTCGGATGACTGGCCAACTAATAGTGCTAAAGAAGCATTTGAAAAAGCTGTGTTTACCAAGACTCAGAAGACAAATGCACGTGCGGAAG CTGAGATAACAATGTTTGAAAACAACATtgttatttacaagtttgcccaAGATCTTCACTTTTTTGTTACCGGGGGTGATGATGAAAACGAGCTCATTATTTCCACagttcttcaaggtttctttgaTGCGGTTGGGCTTTTGCTGAG GGACAATGTGGACAAGAAAGAAGCACTTGAGAATTTAGATCTCATTTTATTGTGCCTTGATGAAATTGTTGATGGCGG AATTATCTTGGAAACGGATGCAAATGTCATTGCTGGTAAGGTTGCAGCCCACAGTATGGATTCTGGAGCTCCTCTCTCTGAGCAG ACGATAAGTCAAGCATTGGCAACTGCACGAGAACATCTTACAAGATCTCTCCTCAG tgtatga